One Gloeobacter morelensis MG652769 DNA window includes the following coding sequences:
- a CDS encoding NHL repeat-containing protein: MKIASTKLGTLLGCFVSLFAPFSPSAFGFDLADLEKTDTELMASSLKLSLLKNQEDYARYIELDEVSSNLQQWDQSKLFSSATAIEDFFVLSGAGGNDVLRFNGATGAFIEAYVEGNSFFFPSSMTFGGPSNNLFITQNGGAGVFEYELVTGNFLREFIPFGSGGLTSPSGISFGSGTGNLFVADASSSKILEFSALNGSFIRDFAFLSGMRPSEITFFNGDLFVIDQAALAIQRFDSLGNYLGVFTSNLDSPADFVFGPNGNLFITTGDFQSSRVDQYDGVTGVFLGTFASGNGLSGATGLDFGPDGNLYVASTDTDSIFEFNGSTGAFEGIFVPTGSGGLGIPDDILFQEIPEPLPGFMVPMFSAFGLLAWQVRKRKLG, translated from the coding sequence ATGAAAATTGCAAGTACGAAGCTTGGCACATTACTTGGTTGCTTTGTGTCATTGTTCGCACCTTTCTCCCCCTCTGCCTTTGGATTTGACCTAGCTGATTTAGAGAAAACCGATACGGAGCTTATGGCTTCCAGTTTGAAACTTAGCCTTCTAAAAAATCAAGAAGACTATGCTAGGTACATCGAACTGGATGAAGTTAGTTCCAACCTTCAACAATGGGACCAAAGTAAACTTTTTAGCTCCGCTACTGCAATTGAAGACTTTTTTGTTCTGTCTGGAGCTGGCGGAAACGATGTTCTCCGTTTTAACGGTGCTACAGGTGCATTTATAGAGGCTTACGTCGAAGGCAACTCCTTCTTTTTTCCCTCTTCAATGACTTTTGGAGGCCCATCGAATAATCTATTTATCACCCAGAATGGTGGCGCTGGTGTGTTTGAATACGAACTCGTCACTGGCAACTTTCTTAGGGAATTCATTCCTTTTGGCAGTGGAGGTTTAACAAGTCCAAGTGGCATTTCCTTTGGTTCTGGCACTGGAAACTTGTTTGTTGCAGATGCCAGTAGCAGCAAGATTCTTGAGTTTAGTGCATTAAACGGCTCTTTTATTAGAGACTTTGCTTTTTTGTCTGGAATGAGGCCAAGTGAAATTACATTTTTTAATGGAGATCTGTTTGTCATAGACCAAGCAGCTTTAGCCATACAAAGGTTCGATAGCCTAGGTAATTACCTCGGCGTCTTTACTTCAAACCTAGATAGCCCAGCTGATTTCGTCTTTGGGCCAAACGGAAATTTATTCATTACCACAGGTGATTTTCAGTCCAGCCGAGTAGATCAATATGATGGCGTAACCGGTGTTTTTCTTGGAACTTTTGCTTCTGGGAATGGACTGAGTGGTGCCACTGGTCTGGATTTTGGTCCTGATGGCAACTTGTATGTGGCCAGTACTGACACAGATAGCATTTTTGAATTTAACGGTTCTACTGGCGCGTTTGAAGGAATATTTGTACCCACAGGCAGCGGTGGCTTAGGTATCCCGGATGACATCCTCTTCCAAGAAATACCAGAGCCACTGCCTGGGTTTATGGTTCCGATGTTTAGCGCGTTCGGCTTACTGGCGTGGCAGGTTCGCAAGCGCAAGCTGGGCTGA
- a CDS encoding adenosine kinase: MSTFDVFALCNPLYDLQVQVSDALLVGFGFPKGGVCLIDREQYDELIPKLAGLPIHATPGGSAANTVIGIQQLGGTTCYTGKVGADSYGAAYRNGMISRGVQANLGVGSQPTGLSVILITPDAQRTMFTYLGACRELGLFDIDPDAIAQSRYLYVTGYCWDTQNQKDAVLFAMEQARAAGVPIALSLSDPFVVRRHKEELRRVVNDHVDVLFGNQEEAEVFTETSSPEAAVDVLRSYCNTAVVTMSAAGSYIAHGSHMYRIEPFAVAAVDATGAGDMYAAGLLYGLTHDLSISATGRLASYLAARVVAQLGPRLDAIDPQVVEELLAEA, encoded by the coding sequence ATGAGCACCTTCGACGTTTTTGCCCTGTGCAATCCGCTTTATGACCTGCAGGTGCAGGTCTCCGACGCCCTGCTTGTGGGCTTCGGCTTTCCCAAAGGCGGGGTCTGCCTGATCGACCGCGAGCAGTACGACGAGCTGATCCCCAAGCTGGCGGGTCTGCCTATCCACGCCACTCCGGGCGGTTCGGCCGCCAACACGGTGATCGGCATCCAGCAGCTGGGGGGGACCACCTGCTACACCGGTAAAGTCGGCGCCGACAGCTACGGCGCCGCCTACCGCAACGGCATGATTTCTCGGGGGGTGCAGGCCAACCTGGGGGTCGGCTCCCAACCCACCGGGCTGAGTGTGATCTTGATCACCCCCGACGCCCAGCGCACGATGTTCACTTATTTGGGCGCCTGCCGCGAACTGGGGCTGTTTGACATCGACCCCGATGCGATTGCCCAGAGCCGCTATCTTTATGTCACGGGCTACTGCTGGGATACCCAAAATCAAAAAGACGCGGTGCTCTTTGCCATGGAGCAGGCCCGCGCCGCCGGGGTGCCCATTGCTTTGAGTCTTTCCGACCCGTTCGTGGTGCGCCGCCACAAAGAAGAACTGCGGCGCGTGGTCAATGACCATGTCGATGTGCTCTTCGGCAACCAGGAGGAGGCGGAGGTCTTCACCGAGACCAGTTCCCCGGAAGCGGCGGTCGATGTTCTGCGTTCTTACTGCAACACGGCGGTGGTGACCATGAGTGCCGCCGGTTCCTATATCGCCCACGGCAGCCATATGTACCGCATCGAACCGTTTGCAGTGGCGGCCGTCGACGCGACGGGCGCGGGCGACATGTACGCGGCGGGGTTGCTCTACGGCCTCACCCACGATCTGTCGATCTCCGCCACCGGCCGGTTGGCTTCGTATCTGGCGGCCAGGGTGGTGGCCCAACTCGGTCCGCGCCTCGATGCCATCGATCCCCAGGTGGTCGAAGAATTGCTCGCCGAAGCCTGA
- the hpf gene encoding ribosome hibernation-promoting factor, HPF/YfiA family, translating to MQFAIHGKNIEVTEPIRDYVSSKLDKVFAHFDQLTMGVDVYLSVARNPRISRSHSAEVTVQANGTIIRAEEETENLYASIDLVADKLHRQMRKYKERMQKKPKPKTGLAVANQAPISLPNGDEKATALPKEVVRTKYFAMPPMSPEEALDHLALVDHDFFVFRNAESGEINVLYARNHGGYGLIVPR from the coding sequence ATGCAATTTGCCATCCACGGAAAGAATATCGAAGTCACCGAACCGATTCGTGACTACGTCAGCTCCAAACTGGATAAAGTGTTCGCCCACTTTGATCAGTTGACGATGGGTGTTGATGTCTATCTTTCTGTGGCACGCAATCCGCGCATTTCCCGCAGCCATTCGGCGGAGGTGACCGTCCAGGCCAACGGTACGATCATCCGTGCCGAGGAAGAAACCGAAAATTTGTACGCCAGCATCGACCTGGTTGCCGACAAGTTGCACCGGCAAATGCGCAAGTACAAAGAACGAATGCAAAAAAAGCCAAAGCCCAAGACCGGTCTGGCGGTGGCTAACCAGGCGCCGATTAGTCTTCCCAATGGCGATGAGAAGGCGACGGCGCTACCCAAAGAGGTCGTGCGCACCAAGTACTTCGCCATGCCGCCGATGAGCCCCGAGGAGGCCCTCGATCATCTGGCCTTGGTGGATCACGATTTTTTTGTCTTCCGCAACGCCGAGAGCGGTGAAATCAACGTGCTCTACGCGCGCAACCACGGCGGCTACGGCCTGATTGTGCCCAGGTAG
- the rsfS gene encoding ribosome silencing factor, producing MSDQSALPLALAAVQAADDRKGEDIVVLEVGQVTILADYFVIATGNSRAQVRAIGNAVEEKIKTEFARKPVRIEGLGEGSWVLADYGDVIVHILLRSEREFYQLEAFWGHAPRVDVALPPAPLKP from the coding sequence TTGAGCGATCAAAGCGCCCTGCCGCTGGCTTTAGCTGCCGTCCAGGCTGCCGACGATAGAAAAGGCGAAGATATCGTCGTTCTGGAAGTAGGCCAGGTAACCATCCTTGCAGATTATTTTGTGATTGCCACCGGCAACTCCCGCGCCCAAGTGCGCGCCATCGGCAACGCCGTCGAAGAAAAAATCAAAACCGAGTTCGCTCGCAAGCCCGTGCGCATCGAAGGGCTTGGGGAAGGCAGCTGGGTGCTCGCCGACTACGGCGATGTGATCGTGCACATCCTGCTGCGCTCCGAGCGCGAATTTTATCAGCTCGAAGCTTTCTGGGGCCACGCCCCGCGCGTCGATGTGGCGCTCCCCCCGGCTCCCCTCAAGCCTTGA
- a CDS encoding alpha/beta fold hydrolase, which produces MPYLEIDGTRHFYTLSGQPKPERVPLVLVHGWCGSSRYWEPVAETWAERTVCLRYDLRGFGQSPLTPESSQDFSLEAYSRELLALIDRLGFERIDLNAHSMGASIGLAFANLFPERVRKLVLTCTGVFQYEALLFETFYLASNVVIAVRPAWMVNFAVARKAFQRRFVYKLLEDRWARLFIEDYVVAHQAAARGTLYSSIGKHATYEMPDAFRKLAAPTLLISGEYDQIIPAAGARRAVEINPDLTLKIIPQTGHFPMLEAPSAYLESMNSFLESPGSGA; this is translated from the coding sequence ATGCCTTATCTAGAAATCGACGGCACCAGGCACTTTTACACCCTGAGCGGCCAACCCAAGCCGGAGCGGGTGCCGCTGGTGCTGGTGCACGGCTGGTGCGGTTCGTCGCGCTACTGGGAACCTGTCGCTGAGACCTGGGCAGAGAGGACCGTGTGTCTGCGCTACGATCTGCGCGGGTTCGGGCAATCTCCCTTGACCCCCGAGTCGAGCCAGGATTTTTCACTGGAAGCTTATAGCCGCGAACTGCTGGCCCTCATCGACCGGCTCGGGTTCGAGCGCATCGACCTCAACGCCCACTCGATGGGAGCCTCGATCGGCCTGGCCTTTGCCAATTTGTTCCCTGAGCGCGTGCGCAAGCTGGTGCTCACCTGCACCGGCGTCTTTCAGTACGAAGCTCTGCTGTTCGAGACGTTTTATCTGGCAAGCAACGTGGTGATCGCCGTGCGGCCTGCCTGGATGGTGAATTTTGCCGTCGCCCGCAAAGCCTTTCAGCGGCGGTTCGTCTACAAGTTGCTCGAAGATCGCTGGGCACGGCTGTTTATCGAAGACTACGTCGTCGCTCACCAGGCAGCCGCACGGGGGACGCTCTACAGTTCGATTGGCAAACACGCCACCTATGAAATGCCCGACGCTTTTCGCAAACTCGCGGCGCCGACTTTGCTGATTAGCGGTGAGTACGACCAGATTATTCCCGCAGCAGGAGCAAGGCGGGCAGTAGAAATCAATCCCGATCTGACGCTGAAAATCATTCCCCAGACGGGACATTTTCCGATGCTCGAAGCGCCCAGTGCCTACCTGGAGTCGATGAACAGCTTCCTGGAATCCCCCGGATCCGGGGCTTAA
- a CDS encoding Fur family transcriptional regulator, with amino-acid sequence MPARKLTKGQQAVLEALASSKRPLSAQDIYLQLRGTEQEVGLATVYRSLEALLAGDRIQIIDVRDNQAHYLMGRANHSQHHLICLSCKRVVPLDHCPVSALEQHLSQDHAFQIAYHVLDFYGTCGDCRQAVGA; translated from the coding sequence ATGCCCGCGAGAAAGCTGACCAAAGGACAGCAGGCGGTGCTCGAAGCCCTTGCCAGTTCAAAGCGCCCCCTCTCTGCTCAAGATATTTACCTGCAGTTGCGCGGGACCGAGCAGGAGGTGGGTCTTGCCACGGTTTATCGCTCGCTCGAAGCGTTGCTTGCAGGCGACCGTATTCAGATTATCGACGTGCGCGACAACCAGGCCCATTATTTGATGGGGCGTGCCAACCATAGCCAGCACCATCTCATTTGTCTGAGCTGCAAGCGGGTGGTCCCCCTCGATCACTGCCCGGTCAGTGCTCTTGAACAACACCTTTCCCAGGATCACGCGTTTCAGATTGCCTACCATGTGCTCGATTTTTACGGCACCTGCGGCGATTGCCGTCAGGCCGTGGGAGCCTGA
- a CDS encoding DUF1825 family protein, with translation MGFFDSEIVQQEAREFYQEYQELMQVGSNYGKFDREGKKIFIEKMEELLDRQRIMLKRMELSDDFMAQMAMKQMSDQLNTFGMTPQQMFQQMESTLEQMKAQIKE, from the coding sequence ATGGGATTTTTCGATTCTGAGATCGTCCAACAAGAGGCTCGAGAATTCTACCAGGAGTATCAGGAGCTGATGCAGGTCGGCAGCAACTACGGCAAGTTCGACCGGGAAGGCAAGAAGATATTTATCGAAAAAATGGAAGAATTGCTCGACCGCCAGCGCATTATGCTCAAGCGCATGGAGTTGTCCGATGACTTCATGGCGCAGATGGCGATGAAGCAGATGTCCGATCAGCTCAACACCTTCGGTATGACGCCCCAACAGATGTTCCAGCAGATGGAATCGACCCTCGAACAGATGAAAGCCCAGATCAAGGAATGA
- a CDS encoding methylenetetrahydrofolate reductase, translated as MVKSARLETAAERKEFLITAEVMPPKGPDIAAFLEKATLLKNRVHAVNVTDSNRAVMRMSPLAASALLVERGIEPICQLACRDRNRIALQGDLLGAEALGIHNILALTGDPVGCGDHPQARAVCDLESVRLLRVIGGLNRGFDSAGNALSSPTRLFAGAAIDPQCASEAGLRSRFRRKVEAGARFFQSQLITDFERLAWFMDAIAHESARPVLAGIFLLKSAKNAEFINRNLPGVTIPQGIIRRLAGACDPLKEGTVIAAEQLAKARQICDGAHLMAIRKEELIPEILDLAGVAPVQ; from the coding sequence ATGGTGAAGTCAGCCCGCCTCGAGACGGCCGCCGAGCGCAAGGAATTTTTGATCACCGCCGAGGTGATGCCTCCCAAAGGGCCGGATATCGCAGCCTTTCTTGAAAAAGCCACCCTGCTCAAAAACCGGGTACACGCCGTCAATGTCACCGATTCCAACCGGGCGGTGATGCGCATGAGCCCGCTTGCCGCCTCAGCGTTGCTGGTGGAGCGGGGGATCGAGCCTATCTGCCAGTTGGCCTGCCGCGACCGCAACCGCATCGCTTTGCAGGGCGATCTGCTCGGGGCGGAGGCACTGGGTATCCACAATATCCTGGCGCTCACCGGCGACCCGGTCGGCTGCGGCGATCACCCCCAGGCGCGGGCGGTCTGCGACCTCGAATCGGTGCGGCTGCTCAGGGTAATCGGTGGGCTCAACCGGGGTTTCGACAGCGCCGGCAACGCCCTGAGCAGTCCCACGCGCCTGTTTGCCGGGGCGGCCATCGATCCGCAGTGCGCAAGCGAAGCGGGGCTGCGCTCCCGCTTCCGGCGCAAGGTGGAGGCAGGGGCGCGCTTTTTTCAAAGCCAGCTGATCACCGACTTTGAACGTCTGGCCTGGTTCATGGATGCGATCGCCCACGAAAGCGCCCGGCCGGTGCTCGCCGGGATATTCTTGCTCAAATCCGCCAAGAATGCCGAATTTATCAACCGCAACCTGCCTGGGGTCACCATCCCGCAGGGGATTATCCGGCGGCTCGCCGGGGCTTGCGATCCCCTCAAAGAAGGCACGGTGATTGCCGCCGAGCAGCTGGCCAAGGCCCGGCAGATCTGCGACGGCGCCCATCTGATGGCCATCCGCAAGGAGGAGCTGATTCCCGAAATTCTCGATCTGGCCGGTGTCGCGCCTGTGCAGTAG
- the yqeK gene encoding bis(5'-nucleosyl)-tetraphosphatase (symmetrical) YqeK encodes MQTPALEVSWRVSVLEWLAQHVPPRRIEHILGVEATAVELAKRYGASPERAGRAGLLHDLAKYFPPEKLLLEADRLGIAVDAIQRRTPHLLHADVSAGLAREIFGEADPQVLAAIANHTLGDAEMDLLSQILYVADWIEPTRKGEDVARVRQAAQADLMEAVLLGAEQTILELIESRRAVHPRTLLTRNWALSTLQEYSSR; translated from the coding sequence ATGCAAACTCCGGCCTTAGAAGTGAGCTGGCGGGTGTCGGTGCTCGAATGGCTGGCCCAGCATGTGCCGCCCAGGCGCATCGAACATATCCTCGGGGTCGAAGCGACCGCCGTCGAACTGGCCAAACGCTACGGCGCTTCGCCTGAACGGGCCGGCCGGGCCGGGCTGCTGCACGATCTGGCCAAATATTTTCCGCCCGAGAAGCTCTTGCTCGAAGCCGACCGCCTCGGCATCGCCGTCGATGCGATCCAGCGGCGCACCCCCCACCTGCTGCACGCCGACGTCAGCGCCGGGCTCGCCCGCGAAATCTTCGGCGAAGCAGATCCCCAGGTGCTCGCGGCGATCGCCAACCATACCCTGGGCGACGCCGAGATGGATCTGCTCAGCCAGATTCTGTACGTGGCCGATTGGATCGAACCGACCCGCAAGGGCGAGGATGTGGCGCGGGTGCGCCAGGCCGCCCAAGCCGACCTGATGGAAGCGGTCCTGCTGGGGGCGGAGCAGACTATCCTGGAACTGATCGAAAGCCGTCGGGCCGTTCATCCGCGCACGCTGCTGACCCGCAACTGGGCGCTGTCCACCTTACAGGAGTACTCGTCACGTTGA
- a CDS encoding hemolysin family protein yields MAEPPLLLMAATAGELLLSWPEMLLRLAAVVLLVLLNGFFVATEFSLVSVRRTRIEQLVEEGDRGALSVQRSQKDLDRYLSATQLGITIASLALGWIGEGTIASLIEPILSGFSIAAGSALAHTISTVVAFLLITYMHIVLGELAPKSVAILYPERTALLFAWPNEIFFKLFAPFLSFLNWSSWLVLRAFGVKANVNTHTNPIGPEELQLLISSSSASGLDKGEQELLENVFEFGDAVAVDVMVPRTSIDALPFTATIQEVLFEVSRTGHSRYPLYEDSLDTIKGQVSIKDVITPLAKGEVQPTDTVGALARPILFVPENKRISELLTQMQRERQAMVIVVDEFGGTAGLLTMENLLEELVGNITDESEQATPDIVKLDERTAIIQAQINLEELNDFLDLQLPISDEYKTLGGFVMYQLHKVPEAGEQFLYNELEFTVLEMEGPRLERVRLVWRTREEVEAAERLTAREAQANEIGR; encoded by the coding sequence ATGGCGGAACCCCCTTTATTGTTGATGGCCGCGACGGCGGGCGAGTTGTTGCTGTCGTGGCCTGAAATGCTCTTGCGGCTGGCTGCGGTCGTTCTGCTTGTTCTGCTGAACGGGTTTTTCGTGGCCACCGAATTTTCGCTAGTCTCGGTGCGCCGCACCCGCATCGAACAGCTGGTCGAGGAGGGCGACCGCGGTGCGCTCTCGGTGCAGCGCTCCCAAAAAGACCTCGATCGCTATTTATCGGCCACCCAACTCGGGATCACGATCGCCTCGCTGGCCCTGGGCTGGATCGGCGAAGGCACGATCGCCTCGCTTATCGAGCCCATCTTGAGTGGCTTCTCGATTGCGGCCGGTTCGGCCCTGGCCCACACGATCAGCACGGTGGTCGCTTTTTTGTTGATCACCTATATGCACATCGTGCTGGGGGAACTGGCTCCCAAGTCGGTGGCCATTCTCTACCCGGAGCGCACGGCACTGCTCTTCGCCTGGCCCAACGAGATATTTTTTAAACTCTTTGCGCCGTTTTTGAGCTTTCTCAACTGGTCGTCGTGGCTGGTGCTGCGCGCCTTCGGGGTGAAGGCCAACGTCAACACCCACACCAACCCGATTGGCCCCGAGGAGTTGCAGTTGCTGATTTCCTCCTCGAGCGCGTCGGGCCTCGATAAAGGCGAGCAGGAACTGCTCGAAAACGTTTTCGAATTTGGAGACGCGGTGGCCGTCGATGTGATGGTGCCGCGCACCTCCATCGACGCGCTGCCTTTCACCGCCACCATCCAGGAGGTGCTCTTCGAGGTCTCCCGCACCGGTCACTCGCGCTACCCGCTCTACGAAGACTCCCTCGACACGATCAAGGGTCAGGTCTCGATCAAGGACGTGATCACCCCCCTGGCCAAAGGCGAAGTGCAGCCCACGGACACCGTGGGCGCTCTAGCCCGGCCGATACTGTTTGTGCCCGAAAATAAGCGCATCAGCGAACTGCTCACCCAGATGCAGCGCGAGCGCCAGGCGATGGTGATCGTGGTCGACGAATTCGGGGGGACCGCCGGACTGCTTACGATGGAGAACCTGCTCGAAGAACTGGTGGGCAACATCACCGACGAAAGCGAGCAGGCGACTCCCGACATCGTCAAACTCGACGAGCGTACCGCGATCATCCAGGCGCAGATCAACCTGGAGGAACTGAACGATTTTCTGGACCTCCAACTGCCCATCTCCGACGAGTACAAGACCCTGGGCGGTTTTGTTATGTACCAGCTGCACAAAGTCCCCGAAGCGGGTGAGCAGTTCTTGTACAACGAACTCGAATTTACGGTTTTGGAGATGGAGGGACCGCGCCTGGAGCGGGTACGCCTGGTGTGGCGCACCCGCGAAGAAGTCGAGGCGGCGGAGCGCTTGACGGCGCGCGAAGCGCAGGCAAACGAAATCGGCAGATAA
- a CDS encoding murein hydrolase activator EnvC family protein: MAGLLRRLGAAAILGIALAASPSVDASPTIQNLQVRQQQLQEKLQSTRKQAVQLRLKEKAARSQLGAIRQNLTLTTNKLQDSRYRLSVAQQRLVALKRDLGRLQTEFLSLQRAASERLRFLQKQRPEQWWALLLGSRDLNTLMDRRQQLGKVFERDQQLLEALDTRREQVTRKRSAVENQKNDIALIAQQLASRRSQFAQQASIQSELVQRLSTQRAAYEAAQRRLAADSKRVSAMIRTIIASERRYNSVQGSGRMILPTEGRLSSQFGMRHHPIFKVRKMHTGIDVAARSGTPIRAADDGTVLYAGWYGGYGRCVIVSHGGTLSTLYAHASRLFVTVGQTVKKGDPLAAVGSTGFSTGPHLHFEVRVNGSPVNPLDYLR, from the coding sequence ATGGCAGGTCTCCTGCGGCGGCTGGGTGCGGCGGCGATCCTGGGGATCGCGCTGGCGGCGTCGCCGAGTGTCGATGCCTCCCCGACCATTCAGAATCTCCAGGTGCGCCAGCAGCAGTTGCAGGAGAAGTTGCAGTCGACCCGCAAGCAGGCTGTGCAGTTGCGCCTCAAAGAAAAAGCGGCCCGCAGCCAGCTTGGCGCCATCCGCCAGAACCTGACGCTCACCACCAACAAGCTGCAGGACTCGCGCTATCGCCTGTCGGTGGCCCAGCAGCGGTTGGTGGCCCTCAAGCGCGATCTGGGCCGCCTGCAGACCGAATTTTTATCGCTGCAGCGCGCTGCCTCCGAGCGGCTGCGCTTTTTGCAGAAGCAGCGCCCCGAGCAGTGGTGGGCGCTGCTTTTGGGCAGCCGCGATCTCAACACCCTGATGGATCGGCGCCAACAGCTAGGCAAAGTTTTCGAGCGCGATCAGCAGCTGCTCGAGGCCCTCGATACCCGGCGCGAGCAGGTCACCCGCAAGCGCAGCGCCGTCGAGAACCAGAAAAACGACATCGCTCTGATTGCCCAGCAATTGGCCAGCCGTCGCTCGCAGTTTGCCCAGCAAGCCTCGATCCAATCGGAACTGGTCCAGCGCCTGAGCACCCAGCGCGCCGCCTACGAAGCGGCCCAGCGGCGGCTGGCTGCCGATTCAAAGCGCGTCTCGGCGATGATCCGCACGATTATCGCGAGCGAGCGCCGCTACAACAGCGTCCAGGGCAGCGGCCGGATGATCCTGCCCACCGAGGGCCGCCTGAGCAGCCAGTTCGGCATGCGCCACCACCCCATCTTCAAAGTGCGCAAGATGCACACGGGCATCGATGTCGCGGCCCGCTCGGGCACTCCTATCCGGGCTGCCGACGACGGCACGGTACTCTACGCCGGCTGGTACGGCGGCTACGGCCGCTGTGTGATCGTCAGCCACGGCGGCACCCTCTCGACGCTCTACGCCCATGCGAGCCGTCTATTTGTCACCGTCGGCCAGACGGTCAAAAAAGGCGACCCGCTCGCCGCGGTCGGCTCCACCGGCTTTTCGACCGGACCGCATCTGCACTTTGAAGTGCGAGTCAACGGTTCACCCGTCAATCCCCTCGATTACCTGCGCTGA
- a CDS encoding 50S ribosomal protein L32, with the protein MAQPKKKTSNAKRDQRRATWKRKARVQAEKALALGKSILSGNNTGFYYPQLEAEEEEQAEE; encoded by the coding sequence ATGGCTCAGCCAAAGAAAAAGACCTCCAATGCCAAGCGAGATCAGCGCCGCGCCACCTGGAAGCGCAAAGCGCGTGTGCAGGCTGAAAAAGCCCTCGCCCTCGGCAAGTCGATCCTCTCGGGCAACAATACGGGTTTCTACTACCCACAACTCGAAGCAGAGGAAGAAGAGCAAGCTGAAGAGTAG
- a CDS encoding cryptochrome/photolyase family protein, whose amino-acid sequence MSSTVAIVWHRRDLRVQDNPALWQASRTGGQVLAVFIVDPAIVERDDTAPARVYFLRESVLELQKAYRTIGGRLAVRVGEPVQQLVALAQAVGAGAVYFNDDIEPYARERDTRAAEALQAAGIQAHACAEILLHPAGEVLTAAAGKPYTVYTPFWRQWSAKAKPKPFPTPERLEAPMVEERSFPELAQLGRPFAGALLVRPGEQSGLEQLEAFAREGLYRYGERRDLPGCDGTSRLSAHLKFGTVGIRAVWARTVDAWKQAEHDRDRAGLAVWQQELGWREFYKYELFHFPELASRPFRREFEHFQWDEDQERFERWCQGETGYPIVDAAMRQLNTVSWMHNRLRMIVASFLTKDLLLPYGWGERYFMQKLVDGDLSANNGGWQWAASVGTDPKPLRIFNPSTQAGRYDPKAAFIRRWLPELESVDTALLVTSERLPPLLRAQHRYAQPIVEHKCQQQLFKERYRAARAQQADPGEGDSAADSE is encoded by the coding sequence ATGTCTTCTACTGTTGCGATTGTCTGGCACCGGCGGGATCTTAGAGTGCAGGACAACCCTGCCCTCTGGCAGGCAAGCCGCACCGGCGGGCAGGTGCTCGCCGTTTTCATCGTCGATCCGGCCATTGTCGAGCGCGATGACACCGCCCCGGCGCGGGTTTATTTTTTGCGCGAATCGGTGCTGGAATTGCAAAAGGCCTACCGCACCATCGGCGGCCGTCTGGCGGTGCGCGTGGGCGAGCCGGTGCAACAGCTGGTGGCCCTGGCCCAAGCCGTCGGAGCTGGGGCGGTATATTTTAACGACGACATCGAGCCCTACGCCCGCGAGCGGGACACGCGGGCGGCAGAAGCGCTCCAGGCCGCCGGAATCCAGGCCCACGCCTGTGCCGAGATTTTGTTGCACCCGGCCGGGGAGGTGCTCACCGCCGCGGCCGGCAAGCCCTACACGGTCTACACGCCCTTCTGGCGGCAGTGGTCCGCCAAAGCGAAGCCCAAACCCTTCCCGACACCTGAACGCCTCGAAGCGCCCATGGTTGAGGAGCGGTCTTTTCCAGAGTTGGCGCAACTGGGCAGACCCTTCGCAGGCGCGCTGCTGGTCAGACCGGGCGAGCAATCGGGGCTTGAGCAACTCGAAGCTTTTGCCCGCGAAGGGCTCTACCGCTACGGCGAAAGGCGGGATCTGCCCGGTTGCGACGGCACTTCCCGCTTAAGTGCACACCTCAAATTCGGGACCGTGGGCATCCGGGCGGTCTGGGCGCGCACGGTGGACGCCTGGAAGCAGGCCGAGCACGATCGCGACCGGGCGGGACTGGCGGTCTGGCAGCAGGAACTGGGCTGGCGTGAATTTTACAAGTACGAACTGTTCCACTTCCCAGAACTGGCCAGTCGCCCCTTCCGGCGCGAGTTCGAGCATTTTCAGTGGGATGAGGACCAGGAGCGCTTCGAGCGCTGGTGCCAAGGAGAAACAGGTTATCCGATCGTCGATGCGGCGATGCGCCAGCTCAACACCGTCAGTTGGATGCACAACCGCTTGCGGATGATTGTGGCCAGTTTTCTGACCAAGGATTTACTGCTGCCCTACGGCTGGGGCGAGCGCTACTTCATGCAAAAACTGGTGGACGGCGATCTGTCGGCCAACAACGGCGGCTGGCAGTGGGCGGCCTCGGTGGGTACCGATCCCAAGCCCCTGCGCATCTTCAATCCAAGCACCCAGGCGGGCCGCTACGATCCCAAAGCCGCCTTTATCCGCCGCTGGCTGCCGGAACTGGAAAGTGTGGACACGGCGCTGTTGGTCACTTCCGAGCGCCTGCCGCCCCTGCTGCGCGCCCAACACCGCTACGCTCAGCCCATCGTCGAGCACAAGTGCCAGCAACAACTTTTCAAGGAGCGCTACCGCGCCGCGCGCGCCCAGCAAGCGGATCCTGGGGAGGGGGACAGTGCTGCGGACAGCGAGTGA